The following proteins are co-located in the Hemiscyllium ocellatum isolate sHemOce1 unplaced genomic scaffold, sHemOce1.pat.X.cur. scaffold_1431_pat_ctg1, whole genome shotgun sequence genome:
- the LOC132809925 gene encoding gastrula zinc finger protein XlCGF9.1-like: protein MAWNEEFAVGIGSARVAEAPAMEKPEESRPMEKPWKCGDCKKVFRFPSALEIHRHSHTGERPFPCPECGKAFSDSSHLLRHQWVHTGERPFPCPECGKAFSDSSHLLRHQWVHTGERSFSCPECGKAFSDSSHLLRHQRVHTGERPFPCQVCGKAFSNSSNLLRHQWVHTGERPFSCPKCGKDFTRSSYLRSHQRVHVPSQGD from the coding sequence ATGGCCTGGAATGAGGAATTCGCGGTGGGGATAGGCTCTGCACGTGTGGCTGAAGCTCCAGCCATGGAGAAACCAGAGGAATCCCGCcccatggagaaaccatggaagtgtggcgactgcaaAAAAGTTTTCCGTTTCCCGTCggccctggagattcatcggcacagccacactggggagaggccattcccctgccccgagtgcgggaaggccttcagcgattcctcgcacctgctgaggcaccagtgggtccacactggggagaggccgttcccctgccctgagtgcgggaaggccttcagcgattcctcccacctgctgaggcaccagtgggtccacacgggggagaggtcattctcctgccccgagtgtgggaaagccttcagcgattcctcccacctgctgaggcaccagcgtgtccacacgggggagaggccgttcccatGCCAAgtgtgcgggaaggccttcagcaattcctctaacctgctgaggcaccagtgggtccacacaggggagaggcccttcagctgccccaagtgtgggaaggaCTTCACCCGCTCCTCCtacctgcggagccaccagcgagttcatgtgccatcgcagggggattga